From the genome of Desmospora profundinema, one region includes:
- the rplV gene encoding 50S ribosomal protein L22, with the protein MEATQTQAKAVARYVRIAPRKARLVIDLIRGKSVGEALAILKFTPRAASPLIEKVLKSAIANAEHNYNLDPENLVVEKAMVDEGPTMKRFRPRAMGRASRINKRTSHITVVVSEK; encoded by the coding sequence ATGGAAGCGACTCAAACCCAAGCCAAAGCGGTGGCACGCTACGTTCGGATCGCTCCCCGCAAGGCGCGGTTGGTCATCGACCTGATCCGAGGCAAATCCGTAGGCGAAGCGCTGGCGATCTTGAAGTTCACGCCTCGTGCGGCTTCTCCGCTGATTGAGAAGGTGCTGAAGTCGGCGATTGCCAATGCGGAGCACAACTACAACCTGGACCCCGAAAATCTGGTGGTGGAAAAAGCGATGGTGGACGAAGGTCCGACCATGAAACGCTTCCGTCCCCGCGCTATGGGACGTGCCAGCCGCATTAACAAGCGGACCAGCCACATTACGGTGGTCGTATCTGAAAAATAA
- the rpsS gene encoding 30S ribosomal protein S19 — protein sequence MGRSLKKGPFADEHLLKKVRELNEKNNKKVIKTWSRRSTIFPDFIGHTIAVHDGRKHVPVYVTEDMVGHKLGEFVSTRTFKGHAGDDRKTRKR from the coding sequence ATGGGTCGCAGCCTGAAAAAGGGGCCTTTTGCAGACGAACACTTGTTGAAGAAAGTGCGGGAGCTGAACGAGAAGAACAACAAAAAGGTGATCAAGACCTGGTCTCGTCGCTCCACGATCTTCCCCGACTTTATCGGCCATACCATTGCGGTGCATGACGGTCGCAAGCACGTGCCGGTGTACGTAACCGAGGATATGGTTGGGCATAAACTGGGCGAATTCGTCTCCACCCGGACGTTTAAAGGACACGCCGGTGACGATAGGAAAACCCGCAAACGGTAA
- the rplB gene encoding 50S ribosomal protein L2, whose protein sequence is MGIKHFKPTSPGRRQMTVSTFEEITTDKPEKSLTAKLVKKAGRNNQGRITTRHQGGGHKRKYRIIDFKRNKDGIPGKVATIEYDPNRSANIALIHYVDGEKRYILHPKGLKVGDVIQSGPDADIKVGNALPLENIPVGTVIHNIELKPGAGGQLVRAAGTQAQLLGKDGKYAILRLTSGETRMVQRACRATIGQVGNLDHELINIGKAGRSRWKGVRPTVRGSVMNPADHPHGGGEGRAPIGRKSPVTPWGKPTLGYKTRKKNKPSDKYIVRRRKKK, encoded by the coding sequence ATGGGTATCAAACACTTTAAACCGACCTCGCCCGGTCGCCGGCAGATGACGGTCTCTACTTTTGAAGAGATTACCACCGATAAGCCGGAGAAATCCTTGACGGCCAAATTGGTCAAAAAAGCGGGCCGCAACAATCAAGGCCGGATCACCACCCGGCATCAGGGCGGCGGCCACAAGCGCAAGTACCGGATCATCGACTTCAAACGGAACAAAGACGGCATACCCGGCAAGGTTGCCACGATCGAATACGATCCCAACCGTTCCGCCAACATCGCCCTGATCCACTATGTGGATGGGGAGAAGCGTTACATCCTTCATCCGAAGGGATTGAAAGTGGGCGATGTGATCCAGTCCGGTCCGGATGCCGACATCAAAGTGGGGAACGCCTTGCCGTTGGAAAACATTCCGGTGGGTACCGTGATCCACAACATCGAGCTGAAACCGGGTGCCGGCGGACAACTGGTTCGCGCTGCCGGTACGCAAGCACAATTGCTCGGTAAGGACGGCAAATACGCAATCCTGCGTCTGACTTCCGGAGAAACCCGCATGGTGCAACGGGCTTGCCGGGCCACCATCGGTCAAGTGGGCAACCTGGACCATGAGCTGATCAATATCGGGAAAGCCGGCCGCAGTCGTTGGAAAGGCGTTCGCCCGACCGTCCGCGGCTCTGTGATGAACCCGGCAGACCACCCGCACGGTGGTGGGGAAGGCCGCGCTCCGATCGGACGCAAATCCCCGGTTACACCTTGGGGCAAACCGACCCTGGGTTACAAAACACGGAAAAAGAACAAGCCGTCGGATAAGTATATTGTACGTCGTCGTAAGAAGAAGTAA
- the rplW gene encoding 50S ribosomal protein L23 yields the protein MKDPRDIIRRPVVTEKTTDMMADNKYVFEVDLKANKTEIKKAVEQIFDVKVSQVNTMRVKGKPKRFGRYTGRSSDRKKAIVKLTDDSKSIELFEA from the coding sequence ATGAAAGATCCCCGCGACATCATCCGTCGCCCGGTGGTAACCGAGAAAACCACCGACATGATGGCGGACAACAAGTATGTCTTTGAAGTGGACTTGAAAGCCAACAAGACGGAAATCAAAAAAGCGGTTGAACAGATCTTTGATGTGAAGGTGTCCCAAGTGAACACCATGCGCGTCAAAGGCAAGCCGAAACGCTTCGGCCGCTACACCGGACGCAGCTCCGACCGGAAAAAAGCGATCGTAAAGCTGACGGACGACAGTAAGAGCATTGAGCTCTTTGAAGCTTAA
- the rplD gene encoding 50S ribosomal protein L4 codes for MPKVNVLDMNGSQVGELELSESVFGIEPNQSVLHDAVVMQQASQRRGTHAVKNRAAVRGGGRKPWKQKGTGRARHGSIRSPIWVGGGVAFGPTPRSYAYKLPKKVRRLAIRSALSSKVKEDSLVVLDQLSLEAPKTKDMVKVLNNLNADRKALVVSDNVDENLALSARNIPGVKVIDTHGLNVLDVLNHDKLIITQGAVSRVEEVLGK; via the coding sequence ATGCCGAAAGTGAATGTCTTGGACATGAACGGCAGTCAAGTGGGCGAACTGGAATTATCCGAATCCGTGTTCGGAATCGAGCCCAACCAATCGGTTCTGCATGATGCGGTTGTGATGCAGCAAGCATCCCAGCGCCGCGGGACCCATGCCGTCAAAAACCGCGCCGCTGTTCGTGGCGGCGGCCGCAAGCCTTGGAAACAAAAAGGAACGGGACGTGCGCGTCACGGCAGCATCCGCTCCCCGATCTGGGTCGGCGGTGGTGTGGCGTTTGGACCCACCCCGCGCAGCTATGCATACAAGCTGCCGAAAAAAGTGCGCCGCTTGGCGATTCGCTCCGCGCTTTCTTCCAAAGTGAAGGAAGACAGTCTGGTCGTTCTCGATCAGTTGTCCTTGGAAGCACCCAAAACGAAGGACATGGTGAAGGTATTAAACAACCTGAACGCTGATCGCAAAGCGTTGGTGGTCAGCGACAACGTGGATGAGAACTTGGCCCTGTCCGCGCGGAACATCCCCGGTGTCAAGGTGATCGACACCCACGGACTCAACGTCCTCGACGTGTTGAACCATGACAAGTTGATCATCACCCAGGGTGCGGTGTCTCGTGTGGAGGAGGTGCTCGGGAAATGA
- the rplC gene encoding 50S ribosomal protein L3 yields MKGILGKKLGVTQVFAEDGTMIPVTVINAGPCAVLQKKEAETDGYESVQLGFADKKEHRANQPEAGHAKKAGSASKKFIREIRGMNPTEFELGQEVKADLFTEGDVVDVTATSKGKGFAGAIKRHNQARGPMTHGSRYHRGPGSLGAIDPMRVFKGQTLPGRMGTDKVTVQNLRVVKVDTEKNLLLVKGSVPGPKNSYVVIRSAVKGQ; encoded by the coding sequence GTGAAAGGGATTCTCGGTAAAAAGTTGGGGGTGACGCAAGTATTTGCCGAAGACGGCACCATGATCCCCGTGACGGTGATCAACGCGGGCCCCTGCGCCGTGTTGCAGAAAAAAGAGGCCGAAACCGACGGCTATGAGTCCGTCCAGCTCGGGTTTGCCGATAAAAAAGAACACCGGGCCAACCAACCGGAAGCCGGCCATGCCAAAAAAGCGGGTTCGGCATCCAAGAAATTCATTCGTGAGATCCGCGGGATGAACCCGACCGAATTCGAGTTGGGTCAAGAAGTGAAAGCGGACCTGTTCACCGAAGGTGATGTCGTCGATGTCACCGCCACGTCGAAGGGGAAAGGGTTTGCCGGTGCCATCAAACGGCATAATCAAGCCCGCGGTCCGATGACTCACGGTTCCCGCTATCATCGCGGCCCCGGTTCCCTGGGCGCCATCGATCCGATGCGCGTGTTTAAGGGGCAGACGCTGCCGGGACGCATGGGCACGGATAAAGTGACCGTCCAAAACCTGAGAGTGGTGAAAGTGGATACCGAAAAGAACCTGCTGCTCGTCAAAGGTTCCGTACCGGGTCCGAAAAACAGCTATGTCGTGATTCGATCCGCAGTCAAGGGTCAATAA
- the rpsJ gene encoding 30S ribosomal protein S10, whose translation MAKQKIRIRLKAYDHRALDQSAEKIVDTANRTGADVSGPIPLPTERAVYTVLRAVHKYKDSREQFEMRTHKRLIDIVNPTPQTVDALMRLDLPSGVDIEIKL comes from the coding sequence ATGGCAAAGCAAAAGATTCGCATTCGCCTGAAGGCGTATGACCATCGTGCATTGGATCAATCGGCGGAGAAAATCGTCGATACGGCCAACCGGACGGGGGCGGATGTATCGGGACCGATCCCGCTGCCGACGGAGCGCGCCGTCTACACGGTCTTGCGTGCGGTTCACAAATACAAGGATTCGCGGGAACAATTCGAGATGCGCACCCATAAGCGGCTGATCGACATCGTCAACCCGACTCCGCAAACCGTGGATGCGCTGATGCGGCTCGACTTGCCTTCCGGCGTCGACATTGAAATCAAACTTTGA
- a CDS encoding SgrR family transcriptional regulator, whose protein sequence is MELRFLLFHIGTDEVVSIKVLEYYIELRLHYSDVGEGQTIKVRLDELAETLYSSRRNITRLLKSMVEEGYLRWQPGKGRGNASTIQFIQPLNVAFLYHFDDLIQQAKYKEAIRLLKKKGVSPPIRDRCYRYLMRELSIPGIPLEEQGKLLGKSSSRLRPTMVSTETGTWRMIRRDSRKR, encoded by the coding sequence TTGGAACTCCGGTTCCTCTTATTTCATATCGGAACGGATGAGGTGGTTTCGATAAAGGTATTGGAATATTATATCGAACTGCGGTTGCACTATTCGGATGTGGGCGAAGGTCAGACGATAAAAGTCCGCTTGGATGAGTTGGCGGAGACGCTATACAGTTCCAGGCGCAATATCACCCGTTTATTGAAAAGCATGGTGGAAGAAGGGTATCTGAGATGGCAGCCGGGGAAGGGAAGGGGGAATGCTTCCACCATTCAGTTCATACAGCCGTTGAACGTGGCGTTTCTGTATCACTTTGATGATCTCATCCAACAGGCAAAATACAAAGAAGCGATCCGATTGCTCAAAAAAAAGGGAGTCTCTCCACCCATTCGGGATCGCTGTTACCGGTATTTGATGAGGGAGTTGAGCATACCCGGCATCCCGCTGGAAGAACAGGGGAAGCTGTTGGGGAAATCCTCCTCTCGCCTAAGGCCGACCATGGTATCTACAGAGACGGGCACGTGGAGAATGATCCGGAGGGACTCCCGCAAACGATAA
- the pulA gene encoding type I pullulanase: MTHRGFRKSVFIALSLFLLMGSLFFTLPVQTVALEEETVDVIVHYWRFGGDYDGWNLWAWAEGKDGQAFSFTEEDAYGKVARFQISGLRAGDRIGLLPRRSTPDNDWAEKDYIDRYISKWDEANGQVEVWILQGEETVYYSEDEVDRSPRIVEASMDDWDTLTLRTNQPIDWRGVEDRITLSDGFGIQSIESPNPDQEKTNRIIIHTDRQMDISQPPRLTLEGYGEKTVTAGKVVRTDAFDERYAYNGKLGPLFSKKKTDFRLWAPTARKAQLVVYDYWDDENGKAIDMKPGKRGTWHASLPGNRHGLIYTYRVQIGDDWNEAVDPYAKGVTVNGDKGVVLDMKRTNPKRWKPKKKPKFAEPTDAIIYELHVRDLSIHPESGIKRKGTFLGVTEKGTRGPGGVKTGLDHIKDLGVTHVQFLPIYDYATVDETRLDEPQYNWGYDPKNYNAPEGSYATNPYNPVTRIRELKQMVQTLHNEDLRVVMDVVYNHVYDAEASHFHQLVPGYYFRYNEDGTLANGSGVGNDTASERAMMRKFIVESVSFWAKEYNLDGFRFDLMGIHDVDTMNEVRKALDQIDPSIVIIGEGWDLNTPLSPERKANQKNAKKMERIAHFNDHIRDGLKGSVFDEADSGFVNGKPGMEQEIQRGITGGIDYSEELSTFAESPNQTVTYVEAHDNHTLWDKLELTQPDASKEERIQMHKLATSVVLTSQGISFLHAGQEFMRTKYGDENSYKSPDEINRLDWERRAAFDNEVRYAKGLIQLRQAKPQFRLSDPDEIRKRLTFLNAPENTVAYSLAGQKRQKTLVVVHNANADAVKVTLPSKGSWNVLVNGYKAGTKPLDVVKGNTVTVDPRSTWVLEAK; this comes from the coding sequence GTGACACACAGAGGATTTAGGAAAAGCGTCTTCATCGCGCTGTCTCTGTTTTTGTTGATGGGCAGTCTTTTTTTCACGCTTCCGGTGCAAACGGTTGCACTAGAGGAGGAAACCGTTGATGTAATCGTCCACTACTGGCGCTTCGGCGGGGATTACGACGGCTGGAACTTATGGGCGTGGGCGGAAGGGAAGGACGGTCAAGCCTTTTCCTTTACCGAAGAAGATGCATACGGTAAGGTAGCCCGGTTCCAGATATCCGGTTTACGTGCCGGGGATCGAATCGGCTTACTCCCCCGCCGCAGTACTCCAGACAACGATTGGGCGGAGAAAGATTATATCGACCGCTATATCAGCAAGTGGGATGAAGCAAATGGACAGGTGGAGGTGTGGATCCTGCAAGGAGAGGAGACGGTTTACTACAGCGAGGATGAGGTGGATCGCTCCCCCCGAATCGTAGAAGCCAGCATGGATGATTGGGATACGCTCACCCTCCGCACCAACCAACCCATTGATTGGCGTGGCGTGGAAGATCGGATCACCCTGTCCGACGGGTTTGGTATCCAATCCATCGAATCACCGAATCCCGATCAAGAAAAAACCAACCGAATCATCATCCATACGGATCGGCAGATGGACATCTCCCAGCCTCCACGCCTCACCCTGGAAGGATACGGGGAGAAAACGGTAACGGCGGGCAAGGTGGTTCGAACGGATGCTTTTGATGAGCGATATGCGTACAACGGGAAGCTGGGTCCGCTTTTCAGCAAAAAAAAGACCGATTTCCGTTTGTGGGCACCCACCGCCCGAAAAGCCCAGCTGGTGGTCTACGATTATTGGGATGACGAGAACGGAAAAGCAATCGACATGAAACCAGGAAAAAGGGGGACATGGCACGCCTCCCTACCCGGAAACCGGCACGGCCTCATCTACACATACCGCGTCCAAATCGGGGACGACTGGAATGAAGCAGTCGACCCGTATGCCAAAGGGGTCACCGTCAACGGCGACAAAGGGGTCGTCCTGGATATGAAACGGACCAACCCGAAGCGGTGGAAACCGAAGAAAAAGCCGAAATTCGCCGAGCCGACAGATGCCATCATTTATGAGCTGCATGTGCGGGACCTCTCGATCCACCCCGAAAGCGGAATTAAACGGAAAGGAACGTTCCTGGGAGTGACGGAAAAAGGAACACGCGGTCCCGGGGGAGTGAAAACCGGGCTGGATCACATCAAAGATCTGGGTGTCACCCATGTGCAATTCCTGCCGATCTACGATTACGCTACGGTAGATGAGACCCGTTTGGATGAACCGCAGTACAACTGGGGGTACGACCCCAAAAACTACAACGCCCCTGAAGGCTCCTATGCCACTAATCCCTATAATCCCGTCACCCGAATCCGGGAGTTGAAGCAAATGGTGCAAACGCTTCACAATGAGGATCTTCGGGTGGTGATGGACGTCGTTTACAACCACGTGTATGACGCGGAAGCCTCCCATTTTCATCAGCTGGTACCGGGTTACTACTTCCGATACAACGAAGATGGAACCCTTGCCAACGGGTCCGGTGTCGGAAATGACACCGCTTCGGAGCGGGCGATGATGCGAAAGTTCATCGTAGAGTCGGTCTCATTCTGGGCGAAAGAGTATAACTTGGACGGTTTCCGCTTTGACCTGATGGGGATCCATGATGTAGACACGATGAATGAAGTGCGCAAGGCCCTCGATCAAATCGACCCCTCCATCGTCATCATCGGCGAGGGATGGGATCTGAACACCCCTTTATCCCCTGAGCGGAAAGCCAACCAAAAAAACGCGAAAAAGATGGAACGGATCGCCCATTTTAACGACCATATCCGAGATGGATTAAAGGGAAGTGTCTTCGATGAAGCCGATTCCGGCTTTGTCAACGGGAAGCCCGGTATGGAACAGGAAATTCAGCGCGGGATCACCGGCGGCATCGATTACAGCGAAGAGCTGTCCACCTTTGCCGAGTCTCCCAACCAGACAGTCACTTATGTGGAAGCCCACGACAATCACACCTTGTGGGACAAACTGGAGCTGACCCAGCCCGATGCTTCCAAGGAAGAACGGATACAGATGCATAAACTGGCCACATCCGTGGTCCTCACCTCCCAAGGTATCTCCTTCCTCCACGCCGGACAGGAGTTTATGCGCACCAAGTACGGGGATGAAAACAGCTACAAATCCCCCGACGAAATCAACCGCCTCGACTGGGAGCGGCGAGCCGCTTTTGATAATGAGGTGCGATACGCCAAAGGGCTCATTCAGCTGCGTCAAGCCAAACCCCAGTTCCGTCTGTCCGATCCCGATGAGATCCGAAAGCGACTCACCTTCCTGAACGCTCCGGAGAATACTGTCGCTTACAGTCTGGCGGGGCAGAAGCGGCAAAAAACCTTGGTCGTGGTTCATAACGCCAACGCCGATGCGGTAAAGGTCACGCTTCCTTCCAAGGGCTCTTGGAACGTGCTTGTCAATGGCTATAAGGCTGGCACCAAACCCTTGGATGTGGTAAAGGGGAACACAGTCACCGTCGATCCCCGCAGCACATGGGTGCTGGAAGCAAAATAA
- a CDS encoding LVIVD repeat-containing protein, whose protein sequence is MRLWMKTGVWAVMMLIALTPMTAYACGLGPDHQNDKTKVVKPGKAWNKGKARVSAHPHYELKEIAAASPEELKGVPVTSADVYAHKGYAYVGTHRGQQSNEGVRVFDIRNPANPVEVAAFANDLPGTWQEKVIVKSVNTTHFKGDLAVVSVQKYRQDQTQNGGVLLYDVTNPEKPKKLAFWTVPEEIRTGTHELYLTVQGNRVLLLAANIYADYYTQGEYHDFSIVDVSNPTEPEELYNWNPRELLKAEDYDGYAYTDDEGARRTAFAHSIITDHKGHYAFVSYWDLGTIIVDIRDPQKPKILGNTKFERHVQGAAHSAALAKGGTLLIETREVFEPDPSDPEFERGWGYVRIYDIKDKKKPRLIGDYRSENSIRQIKAGEREPGTYTVHDPKVKGNLLYLSHYSDGVRIVNIADPTQPYEVASYVPDRAMVWGVFLHKNEILASDMGSGLKVLELNRKSQQINVH, encoded by the coding sequence TTGCGCCTTTGGATGAAAACAGGTGTGTGGGCGGTTATGATGTTAATCGCCCTCACACCCATGACTGCCTATGCATGCGGATTGGGTCCGGATCACCAGAATGACAAAACGAAAGTTGTCAAACCGGGCAAAGCATGGAACAAAGGAAAAGCCAGGGTGAGTGCTCATCCCCACTATGAGTTGAAAGAAATCGCCGCCGCTTCACCGGAAGAATTGAAAGGAGTTCCCGTCACCTCTGCCGATGTGTATGCCCACAAAGGATATGCCTATGTAGGGACCCACCGTGGACAACAATCCAACGAAGGGGTTCGTGTCTTTGATATCCGCAATCCGGCAAATCCGGTGGAAGTGGCGGCCTTCGCCAATGATCTTCCGGGTACGTGGCAGGAAAAAGTGATTGTAAAATCGGTAAATACGACGCATTTCAAAGGGGATCTGGCGGTGGTCAGTGTTCAAAAATACCGCCAGGATCAAACCCAAAATGGGGGCGTGCTTCTCTATGACGTAACCAACCCCGAGAAGCCCAAGAAGCTCGCCTTCTGGACGGTGCCCGAAGAAATCCGGACCGGCACCCATGAACTGTACTTGACGGTGCAGGGAAATCGGGTCTTGTTGCTTGCCGCCAACATTTATGCCGATTACTATACCCAAGGAGAGTATCACGACTTTTCCATTGTGGATGTAAGTAATCCAACAGAGCCAGAGGAGTTGTACAACTGGAATCCCCGTGAACTGTTGAAGGCGGAAGACTATGACGGATACGCCTACACCGATGACGAAGGGGCCAGACGAACTGCTTTTGCCCACAGCATCATTACCGATCATAAAGGGCATTACGCCTTTGTCTCCTACTGGGATTTGGGGACGATCATTGTTGATATTCGCGACCCGCAAAAACCGAAAATACTGGGAAACACCAAGTTTGAGCGTCATGTACAGGGGGCTGCTCACTCTGCCGCCTTGGCCAAAGGAGGGACGCTCTTGATCGAGACGCGGGAAGTATTTGAACCCGACCCTTCTGATCCCGAATTTGAGCGGGGCTGGGGATATGTCCGCATCTACGACATCAAGGACAAGAAAAAGCCCCGGTTGATCGGGGATTATCGTTCGGAAAACTCCATACGGCAGATCAAGGCAGGAGAGAGGGAGCCCGGGACCTATACGGTACATGATCCAAAGGTGAAAGGGAATCTCCTGTATCTGTCCCATTATTCCGATGGCGTCCGGATCGTGAACATCGCCGACCCGACACAACCATACGAAGTCGCCTCCTATGTACCCGACCGGGCGATGGTGTGGGGGGTTTTCCTACATAAAAATGAGATCCTGGCATCGGATATGGGTTCGGGGCTGAAAGTGCTGGAACTAAATCGGAAGTCCCAGCAGATAAATGTTCATTGA
- the tuf gene encoding elongation factor Tu, producing the protein MAKEKFERTKPHVNVGTIGHVDHGKTTLTAAITTILAKTGGATATAYDQIDKAPEEKERGITISTAHVEYETENRHYAHVDCPGHADYVKNMITGAAQMDGAILVVSAADGPMPQTREHILLSSQVGVENIVVFLNKVDMVDDEELLELVEMEVRELLSEYDFPGDDIPVVSGSALKALEEPESEWAEKILELMREVDAYVPNPERDKDKPFLMPVEDVFTITGRGTVATGRVERGIIKVTDEVEIIGMQEDIRKTVVTGVEMFRKLMDEAEAGDNIGALLRGVNREDIQRGQVLAKPGTVKPHTKFKAQVYILSKDEGGRHTPFFNGYRPQFYFRTTDVTGVINLPEGTEMVMPGDNIEMDVELIAPIAIEDGTRFAIREGGRTVGAGAVTTISE; encoded by the coding sequence ATGGCGAAAGAGAAGTTTGAGCGTACAAAACCTCACGTCAATGTCGGCACCATTGGCCACGTTGACCACGGGAAAACGACCCTGACGGCTGCGATCACCACGATCTTGGCTAAAACCGGCGGCGCTACCGCCACCGCTTACGATCAAATCGACAAAGCTCCGGAAGAAAAAGAGCGGGGGATCACCATCTCCACCGCCCACGTGGAATATGAAACCGAAAACCGCCACTATGCCCACGTGGACTGCCCAGGCCACGCTGACTACGTGAAAAACATGATCACCGGTGCCGCCCAAATGGACGGTGCGATCCTGGTGGTGTCCGCCGCTGACGGTCCGATGCCGCAAACCCGGGAACACATCCTGCTCTCCAGCCAGGTGGGTGTGGAGAACATCGTGGTCTTCCTGAACAAAGTGGACATGGTTGACGACGAAGAGCTCTTGGAACTGGTTGAAATGGAAGTGCGTGAACTGCTGTCTGAATACGACTTCCCTGGTGACGACATCCCGGTTGTGTCTGGTTCCGCTCTGAAAGCTCTGGAAGAGCCGGAAAGCGAGTGGGCTGAAAAAATCCTGGAACTGATGCGGGAAGTGGACGCTTATGTTCCGAACCCGGAACGGGATAAAGATAAACCCTTCCTGATGCCGGTCGAGGACGTCTTCACTATTACCGGTCGCGGTACCGTGGCCACCGGTCGTGTGGAGCGGGGGATCATCAAAGTGACCGATGAAGTGGAAATCATCGGGATGCAAGAAGATATCCGCAAAACGGTTGTGACCGGGGTGGAAATGTTCCGTAAGCTGATGGATGAAGCCGAAGCCGGTGACAACATCGGTGCCCTGCTGCGCGGTGTGAACCGGGAAGACATCCAACGCGGTCAAGTGTTGGCTAAACCCGGTACTGTGAAACCTCATACCAAGTTCAAAGCCCAGGTTTACATCTTGTCCAAAGATGAAGGTGGTCGTCACACCCCGTTCTTCAACGGTTACCGTCCTCAGTTCTACTTCCGTACCACGGACGTGACTGGTGTGATCAACCTGCCGGAAGGAACCGAAATGGTGATGCCTGGTGACAACATTGAGATGGATGTGGAACTGATTGCTCCGATCGCCATCGAAGACGGCACCCGCTTCGCGATCCGTGAAGGCGGCCGTACGGTCGGCGCCGGCGCTGTGACCACCATCTCTGAGTAA